From Deltaproteobacteria bacterium:
CTGAAGGCCGGGGTTTCTGACCGTTTCTCCAAAATTAGAGATTTTTCCCGCAATCAAGGAAGGCCGGGAATAAAAAGCGGAGCATATATGACAATATGTGAGCATTTTTATTACCGGCCTGACACAGAGTCGGGGAAAAGATCAATTTTTAGAGGCTGCTTGGGCCGGGTCAGTCTTTCTCCAACCCGAGCCTTTCCGACTCCCCGGATATGAACTCCCTGAGGATGGCCAGGTCCTTATCTGATATGGATGTGAACATCACGCCGTAGCCCCCGAAAAGGGTCTTGGAGGAGACGTCGGAGGTGGACCATTTCACCGTCGCCCTGGCCTCTAGCACCCCCGGGGAGCCCGGTACCGAGAACCTGAGCTTCAAGACCGCCCCGGCCAGAAGCTCGGTCCTGGTATTGAGGAAAGCGCCTGTTTCGCTCAGGTTCAAAAGATATCCGGTCTTCACTATTTCGCCTACCGAAAAGTCCGCGGGGATAGAGACCGGGACCCTGAGCCTCGGCCTCCCCACGGATACCTTGTCCGGGAAAAGCAGCCTGTTGACCCTGAAGATTATCTGCTCAGGCGTAAGCCCCTTTGTCATGAGCCCGTCCGCGCCCAGGCTTTTGAGCTTCTCCATCACCTCCCCGGGCTCATACGCGCCGGTTATGACGAGCACCGGGAACCTGCCCTTCAAGCCGTTCCGGCTTAGCCAGTCGAGGACGCTGAAGCCGTCCATGTCAGGCATCTGGAGGTCCAGCATCAGGAGGTCTATGCCGGCTGAGTCTATCTTGAGCTCCCCTATGAGCTCCCTTCCGTCCTTAACGAGCCTCACCTTGTGCCCGGCCTCGACGAGTATGTCGCTCAGCTTGGTCCTGAAAAAGACGGAGTCGTCCGCCACGAGGACGGTCCTGGAGTCCTTGGTTATCATCCCTCTCCTTCCTTTCTTTAAGAGGCCGGCAGGGGCCGCGGGAGACCCGGGC
This genomic window contains:
- a CDS encoding response regulator yields the protein MITKDSRTVLVADDSVFFRTKLSDILVEAGHKVRLVKDGRELIGELKIDSAGIDLLMLDLQMPDMDGFSVLDWLSRNGLKGRFPVLVITGAYEPGEVMEKLKSLGADGLMTKGLTPEQIIFRVNRLLFPDKVSVGRPRLRVPVSIPADFSVGEIVKTGYLLNLSETGAFLNTRTELLAGAVLKLRFSVPGSPGVLEARATVKWSTSDVSSKTLFGGYGVMFTSISDKDLAILREFISGESERLGLEKD